One Pseudoalteromonas sp. UG3-2 DNA window includes the following coding sequences:
- a CDS encoding chloride channel protein, translating to MSLDALRRSLAKPKTSVQLCLLGAVAGLLAALLIIAFRLTIELVQASFLSHGDDFTELSQLHRLFLPVLAALLIATFAALTGFKHYRLGIPYVINRIKHHYGHMPIWNSANQFFGGAVALISGFSVGREGPSVHMGATAASVLSERLHLPLNAARTLAGCGVAAGISASFNTPLAAVIFVMEVVLREYKVHIFVPIMLASVIGALSTQYVFGNSSELALIDITPLSFWHYPYLIVCGAALGAVAFAFNQNLMMIIKTFKPISMFPRLLLAGLIAGLIGYAAPEAMGSGMSAITQAVESPDDIQLLTTILIAKLLATIFAIGLGIPGGLIGPVIGLGVIMGTLMSFFAHYITPATDVAGTYGVLGMAGLLAATLHAPLAALTAVMELTSNPTIIVPAMLVITSAYVTALQVFGNRSIFLQQLDFQGLPYQVSPAKEALQKVGIMDEMDEHFKLLYSDDKEQIKETLAAVDSQTPLIVFDEQQGYRLAEYDLNLVSEGSVSVSYIELQGLSTQATLADAFDILKDKRSGAVYIYNQKDEQQILGLLRWDQIRHILTIRNSLL from the coding sequence ATGTCATTGGATGCGCTCAGACGCAGTCTCGCAAAACCTAAAACCTCAGTACAACTGTGCCTCCTTGGTGCAGTAGCAGGCTTGCTTGCGGCGCTATTAATTATTGCTTTTCGTCTCACCATTGAACTGGTGCAAGCCAGCTTTTTAAGCCACGGCGATGACTTTACCGAATTATCTCAGTTACACCGTTTATTTCTTCCGGTGTTAGCCGCGTTATTAATTGCCACCTTTGCCGCTTTAACAGGCTTTAAACATTATCGCCTTGGCATTCCTTATGTGATTAATCGCATAAAGCACCATTATGGCCATATGCCGATTTGGAATTCTGCCAACCAATTTTTTGGTGGTGCCGTGGCGTTAATCAGTGGCTTTTCGGTTGGTCGCGAAGGCCCTTCTGTGCATATGGGCGCGACGGCAGCCAGCGTGCTTTCAGAGCGCCTCCACTTACCACTCAACGCCGCCAGAACCCTCGCAGGCTGCGGTGTTGCCGCTGGGATCTCGGCTTCTTTCAACACTCCTTTGGCCGCCGTTATTTTTGTCATGGAGGTGGTGTTACGGGAATATAAAGTGCATATTTTTGTGCCCATTATGCTGGCCTCAGTGATTGGGGCGCTCAGCACGCAATATGTGTTTGGTAACAGCTCTGAACTTGCGTTGATTGACATTACGCCTCTGAGTTTTTGGCACTACCCTTATTTAATCGTGTGTGGCGCAGCGCTGGGAGCGGTGGCATTTGCTTTTAATCAAAACTTGATGATGATCATCAAAACATTTAAACCCATCAGCATGTTTCCACGCTTACTGTTAGCCGGACTTATCGCCGGCTTAATTGGTTATGCCGCGCCAGAAGCCATGGGCTCGGGCATGAGTGCCATTACCCAAGCGGTGGAATCTCCCGATGACATTCAATTGCTCACCACCATTTTAATTGCCAAATTGCTGGCGACCATTTTTGCTATTGGGCTCGGTATTCCAGGCGGGCTAATTGGTCCGGTTATCGGCCTTGGGGTTATCATGGGGACGTTAATGTCTTTTTTTGCTCACTATATTACGCCTGCAACCGACGTTGCCGGAACCTATGGTGTTTTGGGTATGGCCGGCTTGCTGGCAGCCACCCTGCACGCCCCCTTGGCGGCGTTAACCGCGGTAATGGAATTAACCTCTAACCCCACTATTATTGTTCCGGCCATGTTGGTGATCACCAGTGCCTATGTCACCGCATTGCAGGTATTCGGTAACCGCTCTATCTTTTTGCAGCAGCTCGATTTTCAAGGCCTGCCCTACCAAGTCTCGCCAGCCAAAGAAGCGTTACAAAAAGTCGGCATCATGGATGAAATGGATGAGCACTTTAAACTGCTCTACTCCGATGACAAAGAGCAAATCAAAGAAACCCTGGCCGCCGTCGACAGTCAAACGCCACTCATCGTATTTGATGAACAACAGGGCTATCGACTGGCAGAATATGACCTAAACTTGGTCTCTGAAGGCAGTGTTTCTGTCTCTTACATTGAGCTGCAAGGGTTGAGTACTCAGGCCACTTTAGCCGATGCCTTTGATATCTTAAAAGATAAACGCTCTGGGGCGGTGTACATTTACAATCAAAAAGACGAGCAACAAATTTTAGGATTGTTACGGTGGGATCAGATCCGTCATATTCTCACCATTCGTAATAGTTTACTGTAA
- the erpA gene encoding iron-sulfur cluster insertion protein ErpA: protein MSEQLPIQFSDAAASRVKELIEEEENNDLKLRVYVTGGGCSGFQYGFTFDEKVNPGDLEIVKNGVTMVVDPMSIQYLIDGVVDYTEGLEGARFFIDNPNATTTCGCGASFSV, encoded by the coding sequence ATGTCTGAACAGTTACCAATACAGTTTTCCGATGCCGCGGCAAGCCGCGTGAAAGAGCTTATCGAAGAAGAAGAGAACAACGATCTTAAGCTTCGAGTGTATGTCACCGGTGGTGGTTGCTCAGGCTTTCAATATGGTTTTACTTTTGATGAAAAAGTTAATCCAGGTGATTTAGAAATCGTAAAGAACGGTGTCACTATGGTGGTTGATCCAATGAGTATTCAGTATCTCATCGACGGTGTTGTGGATTACACTGAAGGGCTTGAAGGCGCGCGTTTCTTTATTGATAACCCCAATGCCACCACCACCTGTGGTTGCGGTGCCAGCTTTAGCGTTTAA
- a CDS encoding helix-turn-helix domain-containing protein, whose product MMGKTVSSEENGKLTKWLKSKRHEKGHTMRSLAQVLGTPHSFIGKIENQERRLDVIEFLRYCEALEVDPYEGLQLLKEEQ is encoded by the coding sequence ATGATGGGTAAAACGGTTTCTTCGGAAGAAAACGGTAAACTAACTAAGTGGCTAAAATCAAAACGCCATGAGAAAGGCCATACAATGCGCAGCCTAGCTCAAGTATTAGGCACACCGCATTCATTTATCGGTAAAATTGAAAACCAAGAGCGCCGTTTAGATGTGATTGAGTTTTTGCGCTACTGTGAAGCACTAGAAGTAGACCCGTACGAAGGCCTACAACTTCTAAAAGAGGAGCAATAA
- a CDS encoding AmpG family muropeptide MFS transporter: MLISSSFSQYLSYYKDKRLLTIFAFGMSSGFPWVLIGSVMSAWLKDEGLSRSTIGLFGLVYGAYTINFLWSPLVDRVKLPLYRLLGQRRSWIATCQLAIVITTFFLSGLAIKDNLFYAALLCFIIALFSATQDIAIDAYRIDIIPESESDKATAAAAMATSGWWSGYALLGAIPFFIADLPDFTWPLIYQLLALMMLVLLLVTLLATEPSSHREQVQAQLQASYEEKLRQAGSSSRIKKALAWLAVTLVEPFRRFFANNGVKTACALLAFIFLFKIGEAFLARMSIVFYKEIGFSNTQIGQYSKLGTGIITIIFAFLGSMFNHKYGIVKGLFISGVAMAGSNLMFSWIALAGPVEELYMLAIVVDGFTQAWSLVAMVAFISMLCDRAFSATHYALLASLGSLSRTVLSGYSGFVIDDLLKGDWALFFALTAVMVLPSLVFLYLIRHKLYAIEKSYHANKN; encoded by the coding sequence ATGCTTATATCATCAAGCTTTTCACAATATTTAAGTTATTATAAAGACAAACGCTTATTGACTATTTTTGCTTTTGGCATGAGTAGTGGCTTTCCCTGGGTATTAATTGGCTCGGTGATGTCAGCATGGCTCAAAGACGAAGGCCTAAGTCGCAGTACAATTGGGCTGTTTGGCTTGGTTTATGGTGCGTATACCATCAACTTTCTTTGGTCTCCCTTAGTCGATAGAGTCAAATTACCCCTGTATCGGCTCCTAGGTCAGCGCCGCAGTTGGATAGCAACCTGCCAATTGGCCATTGTCATAACCACCTTTTTTCTATCCGGCTTGGCTATCAAAGACAACCTTTTCTATGCCGCCTTATTGTGCTTTATCATTGCGTTGTTCTCGGCAACTCAAGATATTGCTATCGATGCTTATCGCATCGACATTATCCCTGAGTCAGAAAGCGATAAAGCCACTGCAGCCGCGGCCATGGCCACTTCAGGGTGGTGGTCAGGCTACGCCTTGTTAGGCGCGATCCCATTTTTTATTGCGGATTTACCTGACTTTACTTGGCCATTGATTTATCAACTTTTAGCGCTCATGATGCTGGTGTTACTGTTGGTGACTCTGCTGGCCACTGAGCCCAGCTCACACCGCGAACAAGTGCAAGCACAGCTGCAGGCAAGTTACGAAGAAAAGCTGCGCCAAGCCGGCTCTAGCAGTCGAATAAAAAAAGCGCTTGCCTGGTTGGCGGTCACTTTGGTTGAGCCGTTTCGGCGCTTCTTTGCAAACAACGGAGTGAAAACTGCCTGTGCCCTGCTGGCATTTATCTTTTTGTTTAAAATTGGTGAGGCATTCTTGGCCCGAATGTCTATCGTGTTTTATAAAGAAATCGGTTTTAGTAACACCCAAATAGGCCAATACTCGAAACTCGGTACCGGTATCATTACCATCATCTTTGCCTTCTTAGGCAGTATGTTTAACCACAAATACGGTATTGTTAAAGGCTTGTTCATCAGTGGTGTGGCCATGGCAGGCTCGAATTTAATGTTCTCTTGGATTGCGCTTGCAGGCCCTGTTGAAGAGCTATACATGTTGGCCATTGTGGTCGATGGCTTTACTCAAGCTTGGTCATTAGTGGCGATGGTGGCGTTTATTTCGATGCTTTGCGACCGTGCCTTTAGCGCAACTCATTATGCCCTATTGGCCTCACTGGGCAGTTTAAGTCGCACGGTGCTATCAGGATACAGTGGCTTTGTAATAGATGACTTGTTAAAAGGGGATTGGGCGCTGTTCTTCGCGTTGACGGCGGTGATGGTGTTACCGTCTTTGGTGTTTTTGTATTTGATCCGGCATAAACTGTATGCCATTGAAAAATCGTATCACGCCAATAAAAACTAG